From the genome of Sulfurovum sp. NBC37-1, one region includes:
- the dapB gene encoding 4-hydroxy-tetrahydrodipicolinate reductase, which produces MTKVGIVGSTGRMGAHLIKNVLEEEGLELAALHVFDELTVDVPDEVLITNSMSEVLKACDVVIDFSAPVATQELCEEALKNPTALVIATTGFTAHQQNLLTEAAKEMPVLYSSNMSAGIALLKQLVEQVSATLKDFDIEIVEQHHRHKVDAPSGTALTLGEFAAKGRGLDLDDVRVSGRDGQIGARTKDEIAVMALRGGDIVGRHTVGFYNDGEFLELNHTATSRETFSKGAIRAAKWLVDQKNGLYSINDCLGI; this is translated from the coding sequence ATGACAAAAGTAGGAATCGTCGGTAGTACAGGAAGAATGGGTGCGCATCTGATCAAGAATGTGCTTGAAGAAGAGGGACTGGAGCTTGCTGCGCTGCATGTATTCGATGAGCTGACGGTAGATGTCCCCGATGAAGTGCTCATCACCAATTCCATGAGTGAAGTGCTTAAAGCATGTGATGTCGTGATAGACTTCTCGGCCCCTGTCGCTACACAGGAGCTTTGTGAAGAAGCGCTGAAGAATCCTACGGCGCTTGTCATTGCAACGACCGGTTTTACGGCGCATCAACAGAACCTTCTGACAGAAGCGGCCAAAGAGATGCCGGTACTCTACTCTTCCAATATGTCTGCGGGCATTGCTCTTTTAAAGCAGTTGGTTGAGCAGGTTTCAGCGACGTTGAAAGATTTCGACATAGAGATCGTAGAACAGCATCACAGACACAAAGTAGATGCACCAAGCGGCACGGCACTGACACTGGGCGAATTCGCTGCCAAAGGGCGTGGACTTGATCTTGATGATGTTCGGGTATCGGGCAGGGACGGTCAGATCGGTGCAAGAACCAAGGATGAGATTGCGGTAATGGCACTGCGCGGCGGTGACATCGTAGGGCGGCATACCGTCGGTTTCTACAATGATGGTGAATTCCTCGAGCTCAACCATACGGCAACCAGCAGGGAGACTTTTTCCAAAGGTGCCATCAGAGCGGCGAAATGGCTGGTAGACCAGAAGAACGGTCTTTATTCGATTAATGATTGTTTAGGAATTTAA
- the purF gene encoding amidophosphoribosyltransferase: protein MCAIVGVFGAKKASTVAYYSLFAMQHRGQEATGISTANGERIFMYKKRGMVADVFSQETLDSMEGRCAVGHNRYSTAGSESAGDSQPVFAKYKLGEISVVHNGNLINKNEVRNRLIDRGAIFQTDMDTENIIHLIAKSQNDALVDRIKDMIHKIEGAYCLAIQSRSKMFVIRDRFGIRPLSLGKLKDGGWIVASETCAFDLVGAEFVRDVRPGEMLIFEEGKEPLSEQIFEPDYHPCAFEYIYFARPDSIIDGKNVYQKRLQMGRQLAKETPADIDLVLPVPDSGVAAARGYADGLGVPFEMGIVRNHYVGRTFIEPTQEIRDLKVKMKLSPIKHLIRGKRVAIIDDSLVRGTTSKQIVRMLKEAGAKEVHMRIAAPEIKYPCRYGIDTPTKQELVSTKYTPEEIAKNMGADSLGFLSIEGLKESLGKDRNYSLVSFDGDYFAGGSADSPGCAGGC from the coding sequence ATGTGTGCAATTGTCGGTGTGTTCGGTGCGAAAAAAGCTTCTACGGTAGCCTACTACTCTCTCTTTGCGATGCAGCATCGCGGACAGGAGGCTACGGGTATCTCCACGGCGAACGGTGAGCGTATCTTCATGTACAAAAAACGCGGTATGGTGGCAGACGTTTTTTCACAGGAGACACTCGACAGTATGGAAGGCAGATGTGCTGTAGGGCATAATCGTTATTCAACGGCCGGAAGTGAATCTGCCGGGGATTCCCAGCCTGTTTTTGCAAAATACAAGTTGGGTGAGATCTCCGTCGTACATAACGGGAACCTTATTAATAAAAATGAAGTGCGTAACAGACTGATTGATCGTGGGGCTATTTTCCAGACCGATATGGATACTGAGAATATCATTCACCTTATCGCCAAAAGCCAAAACGATGCATTGGTCGACCGTATCAAAGATATGATACATAAAATAGAGGGTGCCTACTGTCTGGCAATTCAGAGCCGCTCCAAAATGTTCGTGATCCGCGACAGATTCGGTATCCGTCCTCTCAGCCTCGGCAAGCTCAAAGACGGTGGATGGATCGTTGCATCAGAGACTTGTGCTTTTGATCTTGTAGGGGCAGAGTTCGTACGTGATGTCAGACCTGGTGAGATGCTGATCTTCGAAGAGGGGAAGGAACCGCTTTCTGAGCAGATATTTGAACCCGATTATCACCCGTGTGCTTTTGAGTACATCTACTTTGCAAGACCGGATTCTATTATCGATGGGAAAAATGTTTATCAGAAGCGTCTGCAGATGGGAAGACAGTTGGCTAAAGAGACACCGGCAGACATTGATCTGGTATTGCCTGTACCTGATTCCGGGGTAGCTGCTGCCAGAGGGTATGCGGACGGACTTGGTGTGCCTTTTGAGATGGGAATCGTACGGAACCACTATGTGGGTCGAACGTTCATTGAGCCTACGCAGGAGATCCGTGACCTTAAAGTGAAGATGAAACTCTCTCCTATTAAACATTTGATCCGTGGGAAAAGAGTAGCGATCATCGATGATTCACTGGTAAGAGGTACGACTTCCAAGCAGATCGTCAGAATGCTGAAAGAGGCAGGTGCCAAAGAGGTACATATGCGCATCGCGGCACCGGAGATCAAATACCCCTGCCGATACGGTATCGATACGCCGACGAAACAGGAGCTTGTTTCTACCAAATATACTCCCGAAGAGATCGCTAAAAATATGGGTGCCGATTCACTTGGTTTTTTATCCATAGAGGGATTAAAAGAGTCTCTTGGAAAAGATAGAAACTATTCACTTGTCAGTTTTGATGGGGATTACTTTGCAGGGGGAAGTGCTGATAGCCCAGGATGTGCCGGCGGGTGTTAA
- the hisIE gene encoding bifunctional phosphoribosyl-AMP cyclohydrolase/phosphoribosyl-ATP diphosphatase HisIE gives MTIDWNKNPLIPAIAQDAQTNDVLMLAYMNKEAYELTLSTGYAHYFSRSKQRIWKKGESSGHTQEVKDVLLDCDADTVILKIKQNGVACHTGRKSCFFTSVLQDRVILDKEVDTDAIYGVVDTLYHTILERKNASAEQKSWTKKLLDDKELMLSKIREEADEVCVAIDEESDEQVIYESADLLYHTLVGLGYREISPDRVKQELARRFGMSGIEEKENRKKS, from the coding sequence ATGACCATAGACTGGAACAAAAACCCCCTTATCCCCGCCATTGCACAGGATGCACAGACAAACGATGTCCTTATGCTTGCCTACATGAATAAAGAAGCCTATGAACTCACCCTCTCTACGGGATATGCACACTACTTCAGCCGAAGCAAACAGCGGATCTGGAAAAAGGGTGAAAGCTCCGGGCATACACAGGAAGTCAAAGATGTACTGCTCGACTGCGATGCGGATACCGTGATACTCAAGATAAAGCAGAACGGTGTCGCCTGTCATACAGGACGTAAAAGCTGTTTCTTTACTTCTGTCCTCCAGGACAGGGTCATTCTGGACAAAGAGGTCGATACCGATGCCATTTACGGTGTGGTAGATACCCTTTACCATACCATTCTTGAACGCAAAAATGCCTCAGCAGAACAGAAATCATGGACAAAAAAACTGCTGGATGACAAAGAACTGATGCTTTCCAAAATTCGTGAAGAAGCGGACGAAGTCTGTGTCGCTATTGACGAAGAGAGTGATGAACAGGTCATCTATGAAAGTGCCGACCTGCTATACCATACCCTCGTCGGACTCGGATACAGAGAGATCTCTCCGGACAGAGTAAAACAGGAATTGGCAAGACGTTTCGGTATGTCGGGAATAGAAGAGAAAGAGAATAGAAAGAAATCGTAG
- a CDS encoding prohibitin family protein has protein sequence MPADMNDYFKKKKPNNSNNNNQGNGNNSFQNPMGNMGKGASWVLIVIAIAFGLFALKPFTIINSGEVGIKINTGKFEDTPLQPGLHFYIPVLQKIVPVNTRIRLITYSDVSTGSLGDGYKNYEGGLKRNPAITVLDRRGLTVNIDIAVQYRLRAETAPKTIEKWGTSWEEKIINSKVREVVRDVVGQYTAEQLPEMRNEIAAAIEAKIKQSVNELPAKPVILTSVELRTINLPTKIKDQIERVQIAKQEVTIAEQMKEKAKQEAQRKAEIARGEAEKNRIEAQGEADKIRIEAEEQAKANKLISNSLTSDLLQLEQIKTQGKFNEALKVNKDAQIFLTPGGAVPNIWVDAKGKEQRAISAAQ, from the coding sequence ATGCCAGCAGACATGAACGACTATTTTAAAAAGAAAAAACCCAATAACAGCAATAATAACAATCAGGGGAACGGGAACAATAGTTTCCAAAACCCTATGGGCAATATGGGGAAAGGTGCCTCGTGGGTGCTTATTGTCATTGCTATTGCTTTTGGCCTTTTTGCCCTAAAACCTTTTACGATCATCAATTCCGGTGAAGTCGGAATCAAAATCAATACCGGTAAATTTGAGGACACTCCTTTGCAGCCGGGGCTTCACTTCTATATTCCAGTCCTGCAGAAGATCGTGCCGGTCAACACCCGTATCAGGCTCATCACCTACTCTGATGTTTCAACCGGTTCACTTGGTGACGGATACAAAAACTATGAAGGCGGGCTCAAGCGAAATCCTGCCATTACCGTACTTGACCGACGCGGTCTGACCGTCAACATCGATATTGCCGTTCAGTACCGTCTACGTGCAGAAACAGCACCAAAAACCATTGAAAAATGGGGTACGAGCTGGGAAGAGAAGATCATCAATTCAAAAGTACGTGAAGTGGTACGTGATGTCGTAGGACAGTACACAGCAGAGCAGCTTCCCGAAATGCGTAACGAGATCGCCGCAGCCATTGAAGCAAAGATCAAGCAAAGCGTCAATGAACTACCCGCAAAACCGGTCATCCTTACTTCTGTAGAACTCAGAACCATCAACCTTCCTACAAAGATCAAGGACCAGATCGAGCGTGTACAGATCGCAAAGCAGGAAGTGACCATTGCCGAGCAGATGAAAGAGAAAGCGAAACAGGAAGCACAGCGTAAAGCGGAGATCGCTCGCGGTGAAGCAGAAAAGAACCGTATCGAAGCACAGGGTGAAGCGGACAAGATCCGTATCGAAGCCGAAGAGCAGGCCAAAGCGAACAAACTCATTTCAAACTCACTCACATCTGATCTTCTGCAACTCGAGCAGATCAAGACACAGGGAAAATTCAACGAAGCACTCAAAGTCAATAAAGATGCTCAGATATTCCTGACACCCGGCGGCGCGGTACCGAACATCTGGGTAGATGCCAAAGGAAAAGAGCAAAGAGCCATCTCGGCTGCCCAATAA
- a CDS encoding branched-chain amino acid transaminase, protein MNEAKYIWMDGELIAWKDAKVHILTHTVHYGNAVFEGTRAYQTEDGLAIFRLDDHCKRLFNSAKIVAIKPNMDYETVRQAHIDVLRSNEFTENVYMRPLIFLGYGQMGVHHVKAPVRTAVAAWEWGAYLGDEGLENGIKVCTSSITRNPNRSTFGKAKAAANYLNSQMAKYEAIENGFEEALMLDENGFAAEGTGECLFIVRDGVLISPPNDNSLESITQDTILELAKDANIPIERRNITRDEIYICDEAFFTGTAAEVTPINSLDHRVVGNGARGSMTEQLQSAYFDVVFGRNEKYKHYLTYI, encoded by the coding sequence ATGAATGAAGCAAAATATATCTGGATGGATGGAGAATTGATAGCCTGGAAAGATGCCAAAGTGCATATTCTCACACATACAGTACACTATGGAAATGCTGTTTTTGAGGGGACCAGAGCATACCAGACTGAAGATGGCTTAGCCATTTTTAGACTGGATGATCACTGCAAAAGACTTTTTAATTCTGCCAAGATTGTTGCTATCAAACCAAATATGGATTATGAGACAGTAAGACAGGCACATATTGACGTACTGAGAAGTAATGAATTTACCGAAAATGTATATATGAGACCTCTTATATTCCTGGGGTATGGACAAATGGGAGTACATCATGTCAAAGCTCCTGTCAGAACGGCGGTTGCTGCCTGGGAATGGGGGGCTTACCTCGGTGATGAAGGCCTTGAAAATGGCATTAAGGTCTGCACCTCGTCTATTACACGCAATCCGAACCGTTCTACTTTCGGTAAAGCCAAGGCAGCAGCAAACTACCTCAATAGTCAAATGGCCAAATATGAAGCTATTGAAAATGGTTTTGAGGAAGCACTCATGCTTGACGAGAACGGTTTTGCCGCAGAGGGAACAGGTGAGTGTCTTTTTATCGTAAGAGATGGTGTTTTAATTTCACCTCCAAACGACAATTCCCTGGAATCTATCACCCAGGATACTATTTTGGAGCTCGCAAAAGATGCCAATATACCAATAGAGCGTAGAAATATTACCCGGGATGAGATCTATATCTGCGATGAAGCATTCTTTACCGGAACCGCAGCCGAAGTAACGCCGATCAACTCACTTGATCACAGAGTTGTCGGCAATGGAGCAAGAGGGTCCATGACAGAGCAGCTTCAAAGTGCCTATTTTGATGTTGTTTTTGGCAGAAATGAAAAATACAAACATTATCTGACTTATATTTAA
- a CDS encoding c-type cytochrome — MANKNVSVWTSIPFWRRSAAWVTGFATILLIWLSFDTLGQISMGTAADLKNGVDKRVPAASVINYKIDYKYSKKRGHEVPVIGEKQPFFGKEWSEKEADQLLHLGKLTSQAKNCMNCHTLLGNGAYFAPDLTKAWLDPAWQNGGPLQGMTGKKTVEEAMAEFLQHPSQYPTHARMMPDLGITAEEAKGLVAFLKQMSSIDTNGFPRGFSKTLKTFEAGGTYAH; from the coding sequence ATGGCTAACAAAAATGTTTCGGTTTGGACCAGTATTCCATTCTGGCGTCGTTCAGCGGCATGGGTAACAGGATTTGCAACGATCTTGCTTATCTGGCTTTCGTTCGATACGCTTGGACAGATCAGTATGGGTACAGCGGCAGACCTTAAGAACGGGGTAGACAAGAGAGTACCGGCAGCAAGTGTAATCAATTATAAAATTGATTATAAATATAGTAAAAAAAGAGGGCATGAGGTACCGGTGATCGGTGAAAAACAGCCATTCTTTGGTAAAGAGTGGAGTGAAAAGGAAGCAGATCAGTTATTGCACCTTGGTAAACTCACTTCACAGGCGAAGAACTGTATGAATTGCCACACACTTTTGGGTAACGGTGCCTATTTTGCTCCGGATCTTACAAAAGCATGGCTTGATCCGGCTTGGCAAAATGGCGGACCGCTTCAGGGTATGACAGGGAAAAAGACTGTGGAAGAGGCAATGGCTGAATTCCTGCAGCATCCTTCACAGTATCCTACACATGCACGTATGATGCCAGATCTCGGTATTACTGCGGAAGAAGCAAAAGGATTGGTAGCTTTCCTCAAGCAGATGAGTAGTATCGACACCAACGGTTTCCCAAGAGGCTTCTCGAAAACTCTTAAAACATTCGAAGCAGGAGGTACATATGCTCACTAG
- a CDS encoding cbb3-type cytochrome c oxidase subunit I: MLTSIKTNEFAGDKGKELGMMYFRVAIILFGAQLLMGLIAAIQFLVPGFLFELFDFNVARMVHINALVVWMLYAMIGSVYFMLSDETGEQLVHAGIGKLAFWVLTAAVTVVVLVYIFIQVGPGTEATIWLINEGREYIEAPRWADIGIVVVVLIFYWNVFATFMKGKKTGIMTVMVADLLALAGLYVAGMFFTDNISMDQFWWWWVIHLWVEATWEVFVGVLAAYSLIKIIGAKREIVEMWLWIEVLMLFGSGILGMGHHYFWIGTPEYWWEIGALFSALEPVPLVAMFVHVLYDWGKEQGAAKAEGHKGAVANNGPAIAWIVTNAFGNFLGAGVWGFFHTLPQVNIYTHGTQFTAAHGHLAFFGAYATILIGMMYLGVQYAYGIERLKATFKSKMGIFLIVFGVLGMTVALTIAGYEQVLVERAELGGGWNAFFQAQELPWYVQAMMWRAIMGVVTFVGFIYLVWDLLTIGKEQKAAQAV, encoded by the coding sequence ATGCTCACTAGTATTAAAACAAATGAATTTGCGGGCGATAAAGGTAAAGAATTAGGAATGATGTATTTCAGAGTAGCAATTATACTCTTTGGTGCACAGCTTCTGATGGGTCTTATCGCTGCAATACAATTTTTGGTTCCGGGGTTCTTGTTTGAACTGTTTGACTTTAACGTTGCCAGAATGGTGCACATCAATGCACTGGTCGTCTGGATGCTTTATGCAATGATCGGATCGGTCTACTTCATGCTCTCAGATGAGACAGGTGAACAGTTGGTGCATGCCGGCATCGGTAAACTTGCATTCTGGGTTCTAACAGCTGCTGTAACAGTGGTTGTACTTGTATACATCTTCATTCAAGTTGGACCTGGTACAGAAGCAACTATCTGGCTTATCAACGAAGGTAGAGAGTATATTGAAGCACCAAGATGGGCCGATATCGGTATTGTCGTTGTTGTACTTATCTTCTACTGGAATGTATTTGCAACATTTATGAAAGGTAAAAAAACAGGGATCATGACAGTGATGGTCGCTGACTTGCTTGCACTTGCCGGTCTTTATGTTGCAGGTATGTTCTTTACAGACAACATCTCAATGGATCAATTCTGGTGGTGGTGGGTTATACACCTTTGGGTTGAAGCGACTTGGGAAGTATTTGTAGGGGTTCTTGCAGCGTATTCACTTATCAAGATCATCGGTGCTAAACGAGAGATCGTTGAAATGTGGCTATGGATCGAAGTTCTTATGTTATTTGGTTCTGGTATCCTTGGTATGGGTCACCACTACTTCTGGATCGGTACACCTGAGTACTGGTGGGAAATTGGTGCACTATTCTCAGCACTGGAACCAGTTCCGTTGGTTGCAATGTTCGTTCACGTCCTCTATGATTGGGGTAAAGAACAGGGTGCAGCAAAAGCAGAAGGCCATAAAGGTGCTGTTGCGAACAATGGACCGGCAATTGCATGGATCGTAACCAATGCCTTTGGTAACTTTTTGGGTGCAGGTGTTTGGGGATTCTTCCACACACTACCACAGGTAAATATCTATACACACGGTACACAGTTTACGGCGGCTCACGGCCACCTGGCATTCTTCGGGGCTTATGCTACGATCCTTATCGGGATGATGTATCTTGGTGTTCAGTATGCGTATGGTATAGAGCGTTTGAAAGCAACTTTCAAGTCAAAAATGGGGATCTTCCTTATAGTATTCGGTGTACTGGGAATGACTGTAGCTTTGACGATTGCCGGATATGAGCAGGTACTCGTAGAGAGAGCTGAACTTGGCGGCGGATGGAATGCATTCTTCCAGGCACAGGAGCTACCTTGGTACGTTCAAGCTATGATGTGGAGAGCCATTATGGGTGTAGTGACATTCGTAGGATTCATCTATCTTGTGTGGGATCTTCTTACCATTGGTAAAGAGCAAAAAGCAGCACAGGCTGTCTAA
- a CDS encoding nitrite reductase, translated as MKLNRILGLAAVTSFAATMAIAGTSNMDFAKVFEKECQGCHGPIHQGGVGSDLRPKALKKKNAEMLAETIMEGRENTAMPAWNATFSKDDAAGMVHWLMDWKNTVELKLDFDQVHKTWTKLADRDALAKKYPKATDVKDVKDITFATERDASLVDFIDSTTGKVLSRHKAGFAVHVTVTNKHDPRYAYCISRSGKLTMFDIAAPGQPALATVQVGQESRGLAVSPDGKYVMAGNYNPGGAVLCDAHTLEPLKVYDTSRVIDTDGQIGPSRVAYIADTPYGPYFSFALKDAGHVYVVDYSKPDFPIVGDIPNIGKVLHDAFLNENEGEDFGRYVQVASQGSDLMGIVDQKTMQLAAKVHTGKKSKPHPGQGSSWFNKKMGKQLNATNSMNFGSVVIWESPSWKIVKKIKTSGGGLFVGTGEHTPWIWSDCVLGKPDKYNEVHLINKETLETDRIIKVGKTEGQLIDAKSGKVLQTWDATQHEKVPMNEKTFGKEKIMPMPDHLGKALKEGVQPRLLHAEPANHGKWTMISEWTTGRIGIYESETGKFVKYINNLTTPTFTYSVEHRQHIPGA; from the coding sequence ATGAAATTAAACAGAATTTTAGGTTTGGCAGCAGTAACAAGTTTTGCAGCAACAATGGCAATTGCCGGTACATCCAATATGGATTTTGCAAAAGTATTTGAAAAAGAGTGTCAAGGGTGTCACGGACCAATCCACCAGGGTGGTGTCGGATCTGACCTTAGACCCAAAGCACTTAAAAAGAAAAATGCAGAAATGTTGGCTGAAACTATTATGGAGGGTAGAGAAAATACTGCAATGCCGGCATGGAACGCTACATTCTCAAAAGATGATGCAGCAGGTATGGTCCATTGGTTAATGGACTGGAAAAATACAGTTGAACTTAAACTAGATTTTGATCAAGTGCATAAAACCTGGACAAAATTGGCAGACAGAGATGCCTTGGCTAAAAAGTATCCAAAAGCAACAGATGTGAAAGATGTGAAAGATATTACCTTTGCAACAGAAAGAGATGCTTCTTTGGTTGACTTTATTGATTCAACCACAGGAAAAGTACTTTCTCGTCATAAAGCTGGATTTGCTGTTCACGTAACAGTAACCAACAAACATGATCCTAGATATGCATACTGTATCTCTCGTTCAGGTAAATTAACAATGTTCGATATCGCAGCTCCTGGACAACCTGCATTGGCAACTGTTCAAGTAGGTCAAGAGTCTAGAGGTCTTGCAGTTTCTCCAGATGGTAAATATGTAATGGCGGGTAACTATAACCCAGGTGGAGCAGTTTTATGTGATGCACATACACTAGAGCCACTAAAAGTTTATGATACAAGCCGTGTTATTGATACTGACGGTCAAATTGGACCATCAAGAGTTGCTTATATCGCAGATACACCATATGGTCCTTATTTCTCATTTGCATTGAAAGATGCAGGTCATGTGTATGTTGTAGACTATAGCAAGCCTGACTTCCCAATTGTGGGTGATATTCCTAATATTGGTAAAGTACTCCACGATGCATTCTTAAATGAGAATGAGGGTGAAGACTTTGGTCGTTATGTACAAGTTGCTTCTCAAGGTTCTGACTTGATGGGTATTGTAGATCAAAAGACTATGCAACTTGCAGCAAAAGTACATACGGGTAAAAAATCTAAGCCACACCCAGGTCAAGGTTCTTCATGGTTCAACAAAAAAATGGGTAAACAGCTGAATGCTACAAACTCTATGAACTTTGGTTCTGTTGTTATCTGGGAATCTCCAAGTTGGAAGATTGTTAAGAAAATAAAAACTTCAGGTGGCGGATTATTTGTAGGTACAGGTGAACATACACCTTGGATCTGGTCTGACTGTGTTCTCGGTAAGCCGGACAAGTACAATGAAGTTCACCTGATCAACAAAGAGACTTTAGAAACTGACAGAATTATTAAAGTCGGTAAAACTGAAGGTCAGTTGATCGATGCGAAAAGTGGAAAAGTACTTCAAACATGGGATGCAACACAGCATGAAAAAGTGCCTATGAATGAAAAAACATTTGGTAAGGAAAAAATTATGCCAATGCCGGATCATTTAGGTAAAGCATTAAAAGAGGGTGTACAGCCAAGACTGCTTCACGCTGAACCTGCTAACCATGGTAAATGGACAATGATTTCTGAGTGGACAACCGGTAGAATCGGTATCTATGAGTCAGAAACAGGTAAGTTCGTTAAGTATATCAATAACTTGACAACACCTACATTTACATACTCAGTTGAGCACAGACAACATATTCCTGGTGCTTAA
- a CDS encoding multiheme c-type cytochrome, whose product MKRMVFLRFCILLYSFFSFADAKYMDNHSCKECHENIYEEFQGSQHSKSYFNDELHRKIANAADKKKYACATCHMPMADNINDLLSGKARPDRANKTHTDAISCYFCHTIAYVKKAHKFNINTKARQAENYKPTLYGRLVNPDESDKHSSASNPVYAKKVCTGCHSHKLNDNNVTIFHAMDETQNSLGCIKCHMPEIEGGAEKMDKRARGHHASHRFLGIHDKAFRKTGVDIGITVNNGKLDVTLTNKMEHPLIIQPARAKFLKIEIMRKGKVIWRNYKSDPAKDKQGYFAYSFKRDGKKIIVPATATEGSVHNLNAKETKVLQYDIPSLEKGDVVMVSLYVQLGKSDCASAIELEDKSLMEPSLIKKVTLKF is encoded by the coding sequence ATGAAACGAATGGTTTTCCTTAGGTTCTGTATACTTCTGTATTCTTTTTTTTCTTTTGCTGATGCCAAATATATGGACAACCACTCCTGCAAAGAGTGTCATGAAAATATTTATGAAGAATTTCAGGGGTCACAGCATTCCAAAAGTTACTTTAATGATGAACTGCATCGCAAAATAGCCAATGCTGCAGATAAGAAGAAATATGCCTGTGCCACCTGTCACATGCCTATGGCAGACAATATCAATGATCTGCTCTCCGGCAAGGCAAGACCCGACAGAGCCAACAAAACCCATACCGATGCGATCTCCTGTTATTTCTGCCATACGATCGCCTATGTCAAAAAAGCCCATAAATTCAACATCAATACCAAGGCAAGACAGGCCGAGAATTATAAGCCGACACTGTACGGCAGACTGGTCAATCCGGATGAAAGCGACAAGCACTCTTCCGCTTCAAACCCGGTCTATGCCAAAAAAGTCTGTACGGGATGCCATTCGCATAAGCTGAATGACAATAATGTGACTATATTCCATGCCATGGATGAAACACAGAACAGTCTGGGGTGTATCAAATGCCATATGCCTGAGATCGAAGGCGGTGCAGAAAAAATGGACAAGAGAGCCAGAGGGCACCATGCCAGCCACAGATTTCTTGGTATTCATGATAAAGCATTCAGGAAAACGGGTGTCGATATTGGGATTACCGTCAACAATGGAAAGCTGGATGTGACGCTGACCAACAAAATGGAGCATCCGCTCATCATTCAGCCTGCACGTGCCAAATTTTTAAAAATAGAAATAATGAGAAAGGGCAAAGTCATTTGGAGAAACTACAAGTCTGATCCTGCTAAGGATAAACAGGGGTATTTTGCCTACAGTTTCAAAAGGGATGGCAAAAAGATCATCGTTCCGGCTACAGCGACAGAGGGAAGTGTACATAATCTCAATGCAAAAGAGACAAAAGTACTGCAGTACGATATCCCTTCTCTTGAAAAAGGTGATGTGGTCATGGTCTCTTTGTATGTTCAGCTGGGAAAAAGTGATTGTGCAAGCGCCATAGAGCTTGAAGATAAAAGCCTGATGGAACCGAGTCTCATTAAAAAAGTGACATTAAAGTTTTAA